A genomic segment from Streptosporangium roseum DSM 43021 encodes:
- the rsgA gene encoding ribosome small subunit-dependent GTPase A: protein MPNLFTDPSDAGLSRYGWTETLDNAFVEHREAGLVPARIARVDRGLCDAVTESGPVRAALTALYSPDPLLAPCTGDWAALRWGREPELVALLPRRSAIVRSSASRTSHAQVLAANVDTVVLAVSLTTPLDAARLERLLALAWDSGARPLIVLTKADLAADAAAVHAETSTLAPGVDILITSAATGQNIDVLTALLSGTTVLLGSSGAGKSRLGNALLGDELLATGEVRAQDGKGRHTTVRRELVPLPGGGVLIDTPGLRGISLYDAADGLEQVFAEIERLAQDCRFGDCSHDTEPGCAVQAAIQAGELTERRLGNYRKLQRENAWAASRTDARLRGERTNQQKAITSHLRATYKFRDQQS from the coding sequence TTGCCAAACCTCTTCACCGATCCATCCGACGCCGGCCTGTCCCGGTACGGATGGACGGAAACACTCGACAACGCCTTCGTCGAACACCGCGAGGCCGGCCTGGTACCGGCCCGGATCGCACGGGTGGATCGCGGCCTGTGTGACGCGGTCACCGAGTCCGGCCCGGTGCGGGCCGCCCTCACGGCGCTGTACTCCCCCGACCCGCTCCTGGCGCCCTGCACCGGCGACTGGGCCGCACTGCGCTGGGGCCGCGAGCCGGAACTGGTGGCCCTGCTACCGCGTCGTAGCGCGATCGTGCGCTCGTCGGCGTCACGCACCTCCCACGCGCAGGTGCTGGCCGCCAACGTCGACACCGTCGTCCTCGCCGTCTCACTGACCACTCCGCTGGACGCGGCCCGGCTGGAGCGGCTGCTGGCCCTGGCGTGGGACAGCGGCGCCAGGCCGCTGATCGTCTTGACCAAGGCAGATCTGGCCGCCGACGCCGCCGCCGTGCACGCCGAAACGAGCACGCTGGCACCGGGCGTGGACATCCTGATCACCAGCGCGGCCACCGGTCAGAACATCGATGTGCTGACCGCGCTGCTGAGCGGCACAACGGTCCTGCTCGGATCCTCCGGCGCGGGCAAGTCCAGACTCGGCAACGCGCTGCTCGGCGACGAGCTTCTGGCCACCGGCGAGGTACGGGCGCAGGACGGCAAGGGCCGCCACACCACCGTCCGCCGCGAACTGGTTCCCCTTCCCGGTGGCGGTGTCCTCATCGACACGCCCGGCCTGCGCGGGATCAGCCTGTACGACGCCGCCGACGGCCTGGAACAGGTCTTCGCCGAGATCGAACGCCTCGCCCAGGACTGCCGCTTCGGCGACTGCTCCCACGACACCGAACCAGGTTGCGCGGTTCAGGCCGCCATCCAGGCGGGCGAGCTGACCGAGCGCCGTCTGGGCAACTACCGCAAGCTGCAACGCGAGAACGCGTGGGCGGCCTCGCGCACCGATGCCCGGCTACGTGGCGAACGCACCAACCAGCAGAAGGCCATCACCAGCCATCTGCGCGCCACCTACAAGTTCAGGGACCAGCAGTCATGA
- a CDS encoding GNAT family N-acetyltransferase, with translation MATSWITRPETAADLAQIREVNLAAFPTSHEADLVEALRADRQAWIPSLSWVAEAPDGSIAGFALLTRCHVDGSPALTLGPCAVRPEHQQRGAGSAAIRAALDAAREQGENLVLVLGHADYYPRFGFTPASGHSIRPPFDVEDKYMMALVLDPAVPVPPGTIRYPAAFGV, from the coding sequence ATGGCCACTTCCTGGATCACCCGCCCTGAGACCGCTGCCGACCTCGCCCAGATCCGCGAGGTCAACCTCGCGGCCTTCCCCACCTCGCACGAGGCCGACCTGGTCGAGGCCCTGCGCGCCGACCGGCAGGCGTGGATCCCCAGCCTGTCCTGGGTCGCCGAGGCGCCCGACGGCTCCATCGCCGGATTCGCGCTGCTCACCCGCTGCCACGTCGACGGCTCTCCGGCGCTCACCCTGGGCCCGTGCGCGGTACGGCCCGAGCACCAGCAGCGCGGCGCCGGTTCCGCCGCCATCCGCGCCGCCCTCGACGCCGCCCGTGAGCAGGGCGAGAACCTCGTGCTTGTGCTCGGCCACGCCGACTACTACCCGCGTTTCGGCTTCACCCCGGCCTCCGGCCATTCCATCCGGCCCCCCTTCGACGTCGAGGACAAGTACATGATGGCGCTCGTCCTCGACCCCGCCGTGCCCGTGCCGCCCGGCACCATCCGCTACCCGGCCGCGTTCGGCGTCTGA
- a CDS encoding glycosyltransferase family 4 protein codes for MIAEAGVSGWRDGLRIVMIAPPWYDVPPHGYGGIESMMAELVAGLSRRGHDVTLIGAGRAGTSARFLPTYVPAPSARIGESMPEVLHAAMAHDIVSGLDADIVHDHSLAGPLTAAARSVPTLVTCHGEVDGELGEYYRVLYDTVSMVGISEAQRRIAPDLNWAGVVYNAVETDSFPFREDKEDWVLWLGRFNEDKGAHLAIDVAREAGRRILLAGKLTEQMEHDYFEEHIRPRLGPDAEYVGEADASRKRELLSAARCLVFPITWEEPFGMVMIEAMACGTPVVALDRGAVPEVVVDGVTGFVRSHAGELPEAVEAAGTLDPHACRAHVRSRFDAEVMTAEYEKIYRRVISGLADPTEGSMSLALPAN; via the coding sequence ATGATCGCTGAAGCAGGCGTTTCCGGATGGCGCGACGGGTTGCGCATCGTGATGATCGCTCCCCCCTGGTACGACGTACCGCCCCACGGGTACGGAGGCATCGAGTCGATGATGGCCGAGCTCGTCGCCGGCCTGTCCCGGCGCGGGCACGACGTCACCCTCATCGGGGCGGGCCGGGCCGGGACGTCCGCGCGGTTCCTGCCCACCTACGTCCCGGCGCCCTCCGCGCGGATCGGCGAGTCGATGCCCGAGGTGCTGCACGCGGCCATGGCGCACGACATCGTCTCCGGCCTCGACGCCGACATCGTCCACGACCATTCGCTGGCCGGGCCGCTGACCGCGGCCGCGCGGAGCGTACCGACCCTTGTCACCTGTCACGGGGAGGTGGACGGCGAGCTCGGCGAGTACTACCGGGTGCTCTACGACACCGTGTCGATGGTCGGCATCTCCGAGGCCCAGCGGCGGATCGCCCCGGACCTGAACTGGGCCGGAGTGGTCTACAACGCCGTCGAGACGGACTCCTTCCCCTTCCGGGAGGACAAGGAGGACTGGGTGCTGTGGCTGGGCAGGTTCAACGAGGACAAGGGCGCGCATCTGGCCATCGACGTCGCCCGGGAGGCCGGACGGCGGATCCTGCTCGCGGGCAAGCTCACCGAGCAGATGGAGCACGACTACTTCGAGGAGCACATCAGGCCCCGGCTCGGCCCCGACGCCGAGTATGTCGGCGAGGCCGACGCCTCCCGCAAGCGCGAGCTGCTGTCGGCGGCCCGCTGCCTGGTCTTCCCGATCACCTGGGAGGAGCCGTTCGGCATGGTCATGATCGAGGCCATGGCGTGCGGCACCCCCGTGGTCGCCCTCGACCGGGGGGCCGTGCCCGAGGTGGTCGTGGACGGGGTCACCGGGTTCGTCCGGAGCCATGCCGGGGAGCTGCCCGAGGCCGTCGAGGCGGCCGGCACGCTCGACCCGCACGCCTGCCGCGCGCACGTGCGGAGCCGCTTCGACGCCGAGGTGATGACCGCGGAGTACGAGAAGATCTACCGCCGGGTGATCAGCGGTCTCGCCGACCCCACGGAGGGAAGCATGAGCCTGGCACTGCCCGCCAACTGA